In a genomic window of Nitrospinota bacterium:
- a CDS encoding copper-translocating P-type ATPase: MSDLKSTNQGHLTLPVKGMSCASCSARIEKKVGEMEGVVSAHVNFAAEVASIDFDPQKISADQFPTAIEKLGFEVPRQSKTYPVEGMTCASCVSRVEKKLSSIQGVHSVDVNLASEQVLIDYIPALVDFESLRLALEETGYRLLQKKSEGNPVEGDEERYHKQLADLKLKLVFSGLTSVLVMFLSMQGETFFSFNLQTLNIILLVLATPVQFYGGGQFYRGALNGFRHGYADMNTLIAVGTSAAYFYSAWVAIFPDSVKFSGLEVYFDTSVMIITLVLLGRWMEARAKHSASSAIKKLMGLQPETAHVEREGREIEISVEDLIAGDVVLVRPGEKIPVDGVLIEGQSSIDESMLTGESVPVEKNSGDEVIGASLNKTGFFKFRVTRMGKDTVLAQIIQLVEQAQGSKAPVQRLADKIAGVFVPTVIVLALLAMAFWWGVGSSIVTLPATPFLFALMIFISVMIIACPCALGLATPTAIMVGTGKGAEMGILIKSGEALEQTEKLDTIIFDKTGTLTFGKPEVTDVLLSPASVLDVDRLLVIAGSMEKQSEHPLAQAVVLETKKRGLKFETVSEFEALPGFGVKGKVRNNDVLLGNIKLMRDQRIDISPISDDLEKLADQGKTPMILSVDGVVAGLITTSDKLKPYAKECVLRLKRMGMKVMMVTGDNQKTALAVAQQLGIDDVIADVLPSGKRDEIRKQIDGGSKVAMVGDGINDAPALAESTVGMALGSGTDVAMEASDITLVTSDLRIVPEAIELSRKTLTKIRQNLFWAFFYNVMGIPIAAGVLYPFYGVLLKPIFAAVAMSLSSVSVVGNSLLLKRFSPSKF, from the coding sequence ATGTCAGATCTTAAATCAACAAATCAAGGACACTTGACCCTTCCAGTTAAAGGCATGAGTTGTGCCAGTTGTTCTGCTCGGATAGAAAAAAAGGTCGGTGAGATGGAAGGGGTGGTTTCGGCCCATGTAAACTTTGCCGCTGAAGTGGCATCCATCGACTTTGATCCGCAAAAAATATCGGCTGACCAGTTTCCCACTGCAATCGAAAAACTGGGTTTTGAAGTTCCTCGTCAGAGTAAGACTTATCCGGTTGAAGGTATGACATGCGCCTCCTGCGTTTCCCGTGTTGAGAAAAAACTATCCTCTATACAAGGAGTCCATTCTGTTGATGTGAACCTGGCCTCAGAACAGGTGCTGATAGATTACATCCCAGCCCTGGTCGATTTTGAATCCCTGCGGTTGGCTCTTGAAGAAACCGGCTATCGCTTATTACAGAAAAAGTCTGAGGGGAATCCGGTTGAAGGTGATGAAGAGCGTTACCATAAACAACTGGCTGATTTAAAGTTAAAGCTGGTTTTTAGTGGATTGACCAGTGTGCTTGTTATGTTTCTTTCGATGCAGGGTGAAACATTTTTCAGTTTTAATCTGCAAACTTTAAATATCATATTATTGGTTCTGGCTACTCCAGTGCAGTTTTATGGAGGGGGACAATTTTATCGAGGTGCTTTAAACGGATTTCGTCACGGTTATGCGGATATGAATACCCTCATTGCTGTGGGAACTTCAGCGGCTTATTTCTACAGCGCGTGGGTTGCTATTTTCCCAGACTCGGTAAAGTTTTCAGGGCTTGAGGTTTATTTCGACACATCGGTCATGATCATTACGCTTGTATTGCTTGGACGATGGATGGAGGCTCGGGCAAAACATAGCGCTTCATCTGCAATCAAAAAATTAATGGGACTTCAGCCGGAAACGGCCCATGTTGAAAGAGAGGGCAGGGAGATTGAAATCAGTGTGGAAGATCTCATTGCAGGAGATGTGGTTCTGGTTCGTCCCGGAGAAAAAATTCCTGTTGATGGTGTTTTGATTGAAGGACAGTCTTCCATTGATGAGTCGATGTTGACTGGAGAAAGTGTTCCTGTAGAAAAAAATTCTGGTGATGAAGTTATTGGCGCGAGTCTCAATAAAACCGGGTTCTTTAAATTTCGCGTGACTCGAATGGGTAAAGATACTGTATTAGCGCAAATCATCCAACTTGTAGAACAGGCGCAGGGATCGAAGGCGCCTGTTCAAAGGCTTGCAGATAAGATTGCTGGAGTTTTTGTTCCAACGGTGATTGTTCTGGCTCTTCTGGCCATGGCATTCTGGTGGGGAGTGGGAAGCTCTATTGTTACTTTGCCTGCGACACCTTTCCTTTTTGCTTTGATGATTTTTATTTCAGTCATGATTATCGCTTGCCCATGTGCATTAGGGCTTGCTACACCCACGGCGATTATGGTTGGAACCGGTAAAGGGGCGGAGATGGGCATACTGATCAAAAGTGGAGAAGCTTTAGAGCAGACAGAGAAACTGGATACCATTATATTTGATAAAACTGGAACTCTCACTTTTGGAAAACCGGAAGTCACCGATGTATTGTTATCTCCAGCATCTGTGTTGGATGTGGACCGTCTATTGGTAATTGCAGGATCCATGGAAAAGCAATCGGAGCATCCATTGGCGCAGGCTGTTGTTTTGGAGACAAAGAAACGCGGGCTCAAGTTTGAAACTGTTTCGGAGTTTGAAGCGCTTCCAGGTTTTGGAGTAAAAGGAAAAGTAAGAAATAATGATGTTCTACTGGGAAATATTAAATTAATGCGGGATCAACGAATCGACATTTCCCCTATAAGTGATGATCTGGAAAAACTGGCTGACCAGGGAAAAACACCCATGATATTGAGTGTTGATGGCGTGGTCGCAGGTCTCATCACTACTTCTGATAAACTAAAGCCTTATGCGAAGGAATGTGTGCTCCGTCTCAAAAGAATGGGTATGAAAGTGATGATGGTTACTGGCGATAACCAGAAAACCGCTCTGGCAGTTGCTCAGCAACTTGGTATAGATGATGTGATCGCAGATGTTCTGCCATCAGGTAAGAGGGATGAAATTAGAAAACAGATTGATGGCGGTAGTAAAGTCGCGATGGTGGGGGATGGGATTAATGATGCCCCGGCACTGGCTGAATCGACAGTAGGCATGGCTTTGGGAAGCGGTACAGATGTCGCTATGGAGGCATCTGATATCACTTTGGTTACTTCAGATCTTCGTATTGTGCCTGAGGCTATCGAATTGAGTCGAAAAACTTTGACCAAAATCCGGCAAAATCTTTTCTGGGCATTTTTTTATAACGTAATGGGAATTCCTATTGCGGCGGGGGTTTTATATCCTTTTTATGGAGTCCTATTAAAACCTATATTTGCCGCTGTAGCCATGTCATTAAGTTCTGTTTCGGTCGTTGGAAATTCACTTTTGTTAAAACGCTTTTCTCCTTCCAAATTTTAG
- a CDS encoding SGNH/GDSL hydrolase family protein: MAPVKNSKTIQSLCFSIAVVFFFFGIIEALLRFAGFEPELHFKSFTIPSWVEEMDPVVLKKYQQFVDGQGFVNEDIYAYKPDFRYGYLLKSGVTTTVQNYSSAFVVDKLPPWTIIADSEGFRASSQSKGITEVNGKTLYVLGDSSSFGWGVNYEKSYAYLLNEKLNTVSDFNLSNFSLPGFSSFQGKLLWQEIEGVKKGDWVILSYGWNDSYPSLRTDQRQFELRNSLAGKIIWKLKQLLLYRWMTTWGLPGFTPKDKGGTRVPLEQYRENLESLIEGVKLQGARPLFVNVCNPETYQDSAEKIAKNKKIPHVNFPSALKPYLSTVHDRFPDLFVTYFEAYGEFMEDDPMLAFLFPDRCHPNEIGHGLMAEIIFQAIKKDISGMNENNKPNSNSAKKIRTSLKNYLSKPDTRTSRL, translated from the coding sequence GTGGCACCTGTAAAAAATTCTAAAACTATACAATCGCTCTGCTTTTCTATTGCGGTGGTTTTTTTCTTTTTTGGGATTATAGAAGCCCTGCTCAGGTTTGCAGGATTTGAACCTGAATTGCACTTTAAATCTTTTACCATCCCATCCTGGGTGGAAGAGATGGATCCTGTGGTGTTAAAAAAATATCAGCAGTTTGTGGATGGTCAGGGTTTTGTGAATGAGGATATTTATGCCTATAAACCAGATTTCCGCTATGGCTACCTTCTAAAGTCCGGCGTTACTACCACGGTACAGAATTACTCCTCCGCTTTTGTGGTGGATAAGCTTCCCCCATGGACAATTATCGCTGACTCAGAAGGTTTTCGTGCATCTTCCCAAAGCAAGGGCATAACTGAGGTTAATGGAAAAACATTATATGTATTGGGAGACTCCAGTAGTTTTGGCTGGGGAGTGAATTATGAAAAATCCTATGCTTATTTATTAAATGAAAAATTAAACACCGTTTCCGACTTTAACTTAAGCAACTTTTCCCTTCCTGGTTTTTCTTCGTTTCAGGGGAAATTACTCTGGCAGGAAATTGAAGGTGTTAAAAAGGGTGACTGGGTCATCCTTTCCTATGGTTGGAATGATTCTTATCCATCACTCAGAACGGATCAACGTCAATTTGAACTGCGAAATTCTCTGGCAGGAAAGATTATTTGGAAATTGAAACAACTTTTGCTTTATCGGTGGATGACAACTTGGGGTTTGCCAGGCTTTACTCCCAAAGATAAGGGAGGTACTCGTGTTCCACTAGAGCAATACCGTGAAAACCTTGAATCATTAATCGAGGGTGTCAAGCTACAGGGCGCCAGGCCGTTGTTTGTTAATGTATGCAATCCGGAGACCTATCAGGATAGCGCAGAGAAAATCGCAAAGAATAAAAAAATTCCTCATGTTAATTTCCCTTCAGCATTGAAGCCGTATTTATCGACTGTTCACGATCGGTTCCCCGACTTGTTTGTCACTTATTTTGAGGCTTACGGGGAATTTATGGAAGATGACCCCATGCTGGCTTTTTTGTTTCCTGACCGTTGTCATCCTAATGAAATTGGGCATGGGTTGATGGCCGAGATAATTTTTCAGGCGATAAAGAAAGACATAAGCGGTATGAATGAAAACAACAAACCAAATAGTAATAGTGCAAAAAAGATCAGAACAAGTTTAAAGAACTACTTATCAAAACCGGATACCAGAACTTCACGGTTGTAA
- a CDS encoding ribulose-phosphate 3-epimerase, whose protein sequence is MAEKKGGVIIAPSILAADFSRLGDEVKAVEQAGADWIHVDVMDGHFVPNITIGPAVVESIRKVTELPLDVHLMIENADKYIGEFISAGADIITVHVEACPHLNRTIQLIKDQDKMSGVVLNPATPLSSLEEILHEIDMVLLMSVNPGFGGQKFIPSILDKIENLSEITTHYEHPIALEVDGGINSDNAADIAEAGASVLVAGSAIFNAKDYKKAIDSLRQG, encoded by the coding sequence ATGGCCGAGAAAAAAGGTGGGGTGATCATAGCTCCTTCAATCCTCGCCGCAGACTTTTCCCGGCTGGGAGATGAGGTCAAGGCGGTAGAGCAGGCTGGAGCCGACTGGATTCATGTTGATGTTATGGATGGGCATTTTGTGCCTAATATCACCATTGGTCCGGCGGTTGTAGAATCTATACGAAAAGTGACAGAACTGCCGCTGGATGTGCATTTGATGATTGAAAATGCCGATAAATATATAGGTGAATTTATTTCAGCTGGTGCGGACATAATTACTGTCCACGTTGAAGCTTGTCCTCATTTAAACCGTACCATTCAGCTGATCAAGGATCAGGATAAAATGTCGGGGGTGGTTCTCAACCCTGCAACTCCGCTTTCCTCTTTAGAAGAAATTTTGCACGAGATTGATATGGTTTTACTCATGTCGGTCAACCCGGGATTTGGGGGGCAAAAGTTTATTCCATCTATTTTGGACAAGATCGAGAACCTGAGTGAGATCACCACGCACTATGAACACCCCATTGCACTTGAGGTAGATGGTGGTATCAACTCTGATAATGCCGCTGATATTGCAGAGGCAGGGGCGAGCGTATTAGTTGCCGGGTCGGCAATTTTTAACGCAAAAGACTATAAAAAGGCGATAGATTCCCTTCGTCAAGGCTGA
- the tatA gene encoding twin-arginine translocase TatA/TatE family subunit, with protein sequence MMGIGFPELMVILIIIMIIFGAGKLPEIGSAFGRSIKNFKTSMKEAQEGDEEVAVEEGEQAAQVGEGKAEEDMTDEEKEAAIRKKAEEEGEAKDKAMKDAADSFTASLPRKGSYDFSKDQEKS encoded by the coding sequence ATGATGGGAATTGGTTTTCCTGAGTTGATGGTCATCTTGATCATCATTATGATTATTTTCGGGGCAGGAAAGCTTCCCGAAATTGGAAGTGCTTTTGGCCGTAGTATTAAAAACTTCAAAACTTCTATGAAAGAAGCGCAAGAAGGTGATGAAGAGGTAGCGGTAGAAGAGGGCGAACAAGCGGCACAGGTCGGGGAAGGTAAGGCCGAGGAAGATATGACCGACGAAGAAAAAGAAGCCGCGATTAGAAAAAAGGCTGAGGAAGAAGGGGAAGCTAAGGATAAAGCTATGAAAGACGCCGCAGATAGTTTTACGGCATCTCTCCCGCGAAAAGGGTCTTACGACTTCAGTAAAGATCAGGAAAAAAGTTAA
- a CDS encoding NADH-quinone oxidoreductase subunit N, with translation MEPILAPESIDLIALAPVLVLSVFAMMVLVVDLWGGRNKTLLMFVSLVGLLMTTISAFAKRPLPAYSFNDSYVVDNLSLFFICIFTISSALAILLSAEYNEREGIGAGEYYALILFCTVGMILLASSTDMIMIFLGIEIVSICLYVLAGIRRGDHKSNEAALKYFLLGAFATGFLLYGMTLVYGSTGTTNLFKIADFVQNPSAQANPLLLMGLVLLVIGFGFKVASVPFHMWAPDVYHGAPTPVTAFMAVGPKAAAFAAFFRVFAEAFPEMSPSWELLLSIIAVLSMFVGNLGAIMQTNIKRMLAFSSISHAGYILMAVIAKNSLGSSSLLFYMLAYAFMTFGIFGIIIILGRKGEENLEIKNYSGLAYKHPVIALCMTIFLLSLGGLPPFAGFVAKFYIFSAAIQEGLLTLVIIAVLNSAISLYYYLKVIVFMYMKEQEAEFRVSLTPMTLFVIFIGVIGTINLGIFPDAIIALASH, from the coding sequence GTGGAACCGATTTTAGCACCTGAATCAATTGACCTGATTGCCCTGGCGCCTGTGCTCGTGCTGAGTGTCTTCGCCATGATGGTACTGGTCGTTGACCTATGGGGGGGACGAAACAAAACTCTCCTGATGTTTGTCAGCCTTGTTGGCCTGTTGATGACGACCATCAGCGCATTTGCGAAGCGTCCGCTTCCTGCTTATTCCTTTAACGACAGCTATGTCGTTGATAACTTATCTTTATTTTTCATTTGCATATTCACCATCAGTTCTGCACTGGCAATTCTATTATCCGCAGAATACAACGAGCGGGAAGGCATAGGTGCAGGAGAATACTATGCTCTCATCCTGTTTTGTACTGTTGGAATGATCCTTCTTGCGTCATCCACAGATATGATCATGATATTTCTGGGTATCGAAATTGTTTCGATCTGCCTTTACGTCCTGGCAGGAATACGCCGTGGAGACCATAAGTCTAACGAGGCGGCTCTTAAATATTTTCTGCTTGGTGCATTTGCAACCGGTTTCTTGCTGTATGGAATGACTCTGGTTTATGGTTCAACCGGTACCACCAACCTGTTTAAAATCGCGGATTTTGTACAGAACCCATCGGCACAGGCCAATCCCCTGCTATTGATGGGACTGGTACTTCTGGTTATCGGGTTTGGCTTCAAAGTAGCTTCTGTGCCCTTTCATATGTGGGCCCCCGATGTCTATCATGGTGCGCCGACTCCAGTGACCGCTTTCATGGCAGTAGGACCAAAAGCCGCGGCATTTGCCGCTTTTTTCCGGGTCTTTGCTGAAGCCTTTCCGGAAATGTCGCCATCCTGGGAATTGCTTCTCAGTATCATAGCCGTTCTCAGTATGTTCGTAGGCAACCTTGGTGCCATCATGCAAACCAACATCAAAAGAATGTTGGCATTTTCCAGTATTTCTCATGCGGGATACATATTGATGGCGGTCATAGCCAAAAACTCTCTCGGCAGTTCAAGCCTGCTGTTTTATATGCTGGCATATGCTTTCATGACCTTTGGAATTTTCGGCATCATCATTATTCTGGGTCGCAAAGGTGAAGAGAACCTGGAAATCAAAAATTATTCAGGCCTGGCTTACAAGCATCCCGTTATAGCTTTGTGTATGACCATATTTCTCCTGTCGCTGGGTGGGCTGCCACCTTTTGCGGGATTCGTCGCCAAGTTTTATATCTTCAGCGCGGCTATTCAGGAAGGGTTGCTCACACTGGTTATCATCGCCGTGCTTAACAGCGCCATCTCCCTGTATTACTACCTGAAGGTCATTGTCTTTATGTATATGAAGGAGCAGGAAGCAGAGTTTAGAGTCTCCCTGACACCCATGACCCTGTTCGTAATCTTTATCGGTGTAATCGGCACCATCAACCTCGGTATCTTCCCAGACGCGATCATCGCCCTCGCCTCGCACTAG
- a CDS encoding NADH-quinone oxidoreductase subunit M codes for MFLTFITFLPLFGALFLAFMPKENEGAIKQTALAIAAADFLLSLLLWTNFDNTTHKMQFGLNIPWIESWGINYHIGMDGISLLLYVMTTFLTMICIIASWDVKKHIREYMMAMLALSTGMLGVFIALDLFLFYVFWEFQLVPMYIIVGVWGGPRRIYASIKFFLYTAVGSLLMLVAIIWIYFHVQQTTGVGTADILYITEHLDVPLDASKWLWMAFFLAFAIKVPMFPFHTWLPDAHVEAPTAGSVILAGVLLKMGTYGFLRFNLPLFPQASYEFVPMVAWLSIIGIVYGALVAMVQEDLKKLVAYSSVSHLGFIMLGIFALNPYGIQGALIQNINHGISTSALFLLVGVIYDRRHTRLIKEFGGLAKIMPKYTICFMIVALSSIGLPGMNGFVGEFLVLLGIFQVNGVWAACATSGVILAACYILWMFQRVMFLELDNPENKNLKDMNIREMFTVVPLIVLIFWIGLYPKPFMKTFDSSVNHLVSKVSPDNFRPTQDHHDSGGHGEHAQLITQTEMASLNHKLQMPKKVFIKE; via the coding sequence ATGTTTTTAACTTTCATCACATTTCTACCCTTATTCGGGGCACTGTTCCTGGCATTTATGCCGAAGGAAAATGAAGGTGCAATAAAGCAAACCGCTCTTGCTATTGCGGCGGCGGATTTTCTGCTTTCACTACTGCTTTGGACCAACTTCGACAACACCACTCACAAAATGCAGTTTGGGTTGAACATTCCATGGATCGAATCATGGGGCATCAACTACCACATTGGGATGGATGGTATCTCACTTCTCCTTTATGTGATGACCACCTTCCTGACCATGATCTGCATCATTGCATCCTGGGATGTTAAGAAACATATCCGCGAATATATGATGGCCATGCTTGCTCTTTCAACAGGCATGTTGGGTGTTTTTATCGCCCTTGACCTTTTCTTATTTTACGTATTCTGGGAATTCCAACTGGTCCCCATGTACATCATAGTTGGAGTCTGGGGAGGACCACGCCGGATTTACGCGTCTATCAAGTTCTTCTTGTACACCGCTGTCGGCTCACTTCTTATGCTAGTGGCCATCATCTGGATTTATTTTCATGTCCAGCAGACTACAGGTGTGGGGACTGCTGATATTCTTTATATCACCGAACATCTTGATGTCCCCCTCGATGCCTCCAAATGGCTGTGGATGGCCTTCTTCCTGGCTTTTGCCATCAAGGTACCCATGTTTCCTTTCCACACCTGGTTGCCAGACGCCCACGTTGAAGCACCCACTGCGGGTTCTGTCATTCTGGCGGGTGTCTTGCTTAAAATGGGAACTTATGGGTTCCTGCGTTTCAACCTGCCCTTATTCCCCCAGGCGTCTTACGAATTTGTTCCTATGGTTGCCTGGTTGTCGATCATCGGAATCGTATACGGAGCACTGGTAGCAATGGTGCAGGAAGATTTGAAAAAACTGGTCGCTTATTCCAGTGTCAGTCACCTGGGTTTCATCATGCTGGGAATATTTGCTCTCAATCCTTATGGAATTCAAGGGGCTTTAATTCAAAATATTAATCATGGAATCAGCACCAGCGCACTCTTCCTGCTGGTTGGTGTCATCTATGACAGACGTCATACAAGGTTGATAAAAGAGTTTGGCGGATTGGCTAAAATCATGCCCAAATACACAATTTGTTTTATGATTGTGGCCCTTTCTTCGATCGGGTTACCCGGTATGAATGGGTTTGTTGGGGAATTTCTAGTATTACTTGGAATATTTCAAGTCAATGGGGTCTGGGCGGCTTGTGCCACTTCAGGGGTCATACTGGCAGCCTGTTATATCCTTTGGATGTTTCAACGTGTCATGTTTCTTGAATTGGATAATCCGGAAAACAAGAACCTCAAAGATATGAATATCAGGGAAATGTTTACCGTTGTTCCGTTGATCGTTTTGATTTTCTGGATAGGTTTATATCCTAAACCCTTCATGAAAACATTTGATTCGTCGGTCAATCATCTGGTATCAAAAGTAAGCCCCGACAATTTCCGCCCCACCCAGGATCATCATGACAGTGGCGGCCATGGAGAACACGCTCAACTCATTACACAAACTGAAATGGCCAGTTTGAACCACAAGCTTCAAATGCCCAAAAAAGTTTTTATTAAGGAATAA